A window from Salvia miltiorrhiza cultivar Shanhuang (shh) chromosome 2, IMPLAD_Smil_shh, whole genome shotgun sequence encodes these proteins:
- the LOC131007982 gene encoding putative late blight resistance protein homolog R1B-16, with protein sequence MTSNKATMVGFDDVLLQLLDQLTGFPSSRQVIPIVGMGGISKTTLATNTFQHPFIVQHFDVCLWATISQQYIVHNILTQLVSVDESSSATVDELGQQLYKSLRGRRYLIVLDDMWSVEAWDEIKFFFPDTHSGSRIVVTTRHLDVANHLGVSHLAIDFLDEENSWDLFCQTAFAEQGCPSELEEYGKKIVEKCKGLPLAIVVVGGHLRKSSMAVEYWENVVQNMNSILEYSTENDEQCLNILSLSYSYLPARLKPCFLFLGAFPEDELIYVSEVLKLWIAKGFIEHFENLSLEKAGENYIRDLSERNLILVDAWDYNGEVCEFKVHDLVRELCLKIGKKDEFLCELDSPRTINRERRVVISGEIPETKTFDAPIRCLICEGGRLLLNFKLLRTVHKVVASSITDSTFQQLNLRYLKVDIDQKSRTTVYLPPSISLLWNLQILRIVVPTRSTAIAPYEIWEMVQLRHLEVYPICLVDPLPVDRLDHANDLVLRNLYTLSNVENLRLSEEVCKRIPHIRVLRLSYCDEVSLSYCPSNLGNFHELEHLLLKFDGNSKWHDFCLSLTFPISLKWLYLRGCGVDWDELTIMVGSLPNLVCLKLGLNAVIGSVWSPIEGKFLRLTQLEILDCDDLIYWNAENFHFPVLEILCLENLSKLDEFPSGIEEIATLGLIEMEFCSESSSIQQ encoded by the coding sequence ATGACCTCCAACAAGGCCACCATGGTGGGATTTGATGATGTCTTACTTCAACTTTTGGATCAGCTCACTGGATTTCCCTCAAGTCGGCAAGTCATCCCCATCGTAGGCATGGGGGGAATTAGTAAGACCACACTTGCCACAAATACTTTTCAACATCCATTCATTGTGCAACACTTTGATGTTTGTCTTTGGGCTACAATATCTCAACAATATATTGTCCATAACATTCTCACACAGCTTGTGTCTGTTGATGAATCCAGTAGTGCAACTGTTGATGAATTAGGACAACAGTTGTATAAGAGTTTACGTGGGCGAAGGTATTTGATTGTGCTAGATGATATGTGGAGTGTCGAAGCTTGGGATGAGATAAAATTCTTCTTTCCCGACACACATAGTGGAAGTCGAATTGTTGTGACTACTAGGCACTTAGATGTGGCCAATCATTTAGGCGTTTCACATCTTGCAATTGATTTTCTGGATGAGGAGAATAGTTGGGATCTATTTTGTCAAACAGCATTTGCAGAGCAAGGTTGCCCTTCTGAGTTGGAGGAGTATGGGAAGAAGATAGTTGAGAAGTGCAAAGGACTTCCCCTTGCGATTGTTGTGGTTGGGGGTCATCTCAGGAAGTCATCAATGGCGGTAGAATACTGGGAAAATGTTGTACAAAATATGAATTCAATTTTAGAATATTCTACAGAGAATGATGAGCAGTGCTTGAATATATTATCTTTGAGTTACAGCTACTTGCCTGCTCGTCTTAAGCCGTGCTTCCTATTTTTGGGGGCATTTCCAGAAGATGAATTGATTTATGTGTCAGAAGTTCTTAAACTTTGGATTGCTAAAGGATTTATAGAACATTTCGAAAATTTGAGCTTGGAAAAGGCTGGAGAGAATTATATAAGGGATCTCTCTGAGAGAAATCTCATTTTAGTTGATGCATGGGATTACAATGGAGAAGTTTGTGAATTTAAAGTACATGATCTAGTTAGAGAATTGTGCCTAAAGATTGGCAAGAAAGATGAGTTTTTATGTGAGTTGGATAGTCCACGAACCATAAACAGGGAGCGCCGAGTTGTAATCAGTGGAGAAATTCCAGAGACAAAAACCTTTGATGCTCCAATCCGTTGTCTGATATGCGAAGGGGGTCGGCTATTGCTTAACTTCAAATTGTTGAGAACAGTGCATAAGGTTGTTGCCTCATCAATAACTGACTCTACATTTCAGCAACTTAACTTACGGTATCTTAAAGTTGATATTGATCAGAAGAGTCGCACAACTGTTTACCTTCCTCCCTCAATATCGCTGCTTTGGAATTTGCAAATATTAAGAATTGTGGTTCCCACTCGTTCCACTGCGATTGCACCATATGAGATTTGGGAGATGGTACAACTTAGGCATCTTGAGGTATATCCAATTTGTCTTGTTGATCCTCTTCCTGTGGACAGATTAGACCATGCAAATGACTTGGTTTTGAGAAATCTGTACACACTTTCAAATGTAGAGAATTTGAGGTTGAGTGAAGAGGTTTGCAAGAGAATCCCCCATATCAGAGTATTGAGGTTATCATATTGTGATGAAGTGAGTTTGAGTTACTGTCCCTCCAATCTTGGCAACTTCCATGAACTGGAACATCTACTATTGAAATTCGATGGAAATTCTAAGTGGCATGATTTTTGTTTGAGTCTCACTTTCCCAATTTCACTTAAGTGGCTGTATTTACGTGGTTGTGGTGTTGATTGGGATGAATTGACAATCATGGTCGGCTCCTTGCCCAATCTTGTGTGTCTTAAGTTGGGTCTGAATGCAGTGATTGGATCAGTATGGAGCCCTATTGAGGGGAAATTCCTACGCTTGACACAGTTGGAGATTCTTGATTGTGATGATTTAATCTACTGGAATGCAGAAAACTTCCATTTTCCAGTCCTCGAAATTCTGTGTCTCGAAAATTTGTCGAAATTGGATGAGTTCCCTTCGGGTATTGAAGAAATAGCAACACTTGGTTTGATTGAAATGGAATTTTGCAGCGAATCTTCAAGCATTCAGCAATGA